The Athalia rosae chromosome 7, iyAthRosa1.1, whole genome shotgun sequence genome window below encodes:
- the LOC105691128 gene encoding NBAS subunit of NRZ tethering complex-like isoform X2 yields the protein MEDNRKEEYKDESILYELLEYYVRKQDPELSRCKNDAAILPATGTIKNALKYLNNRYSLPECISLEIGLTLPWKFAVGDRGSLLAILQDNLIEIRKSKDEYSSVVGKASVPKDAFPQWRKLAWSPDCSLLVLACSNGYLSFFNSLGNNVFNISPKSLNTNQSSNVLEAGDAVASMIFLKTRVKSLKWAYEFLVINYSGLLKAYYVSATDVFEESHEFSFGSFYRNGVTSVAYNERHNLLFLAGSNITQNTTSSKWGLTSWRILNDVPYYKLSFTNEEKDTSTSGLSIWSYLPSLRAQVESIIFKISISPSGEFMACLHTESSITIWHLPSLRLHRRWELNEQPDFNARNPLGVVKIRKLPAGLSEFHPMDVDWWSNHSVIIARYCGSVSVCSIKDLRNLLGSSPEFLYGQPQILELCPERGFLSLDCETLLTSKKRSRDSNNESQNSESSAESEKEEDDQEKTTVLQYAGSLLQGALYSITDMEKFQPKRKKSKLVHRTYRILGLKSTTPEELYLRKIEIEEYGEALALARSYNLDTDLVYQTQWRKSEFSLNAIKDHLSKVSKRSWVLNECVTRVPETIEATRELLNFGLRGANLETLLTIGIKDEGKFTPDDAYEDYKDDLDETNTNLRQIQKTNQILEKININDLSEEQKELVKYRRKLLDHLDKLQTYEIILEAPFMYDKNFYEEFRKFSALENTVRFAKDSNYRAVDIMFTYNSAKILPHWLAILSFFPETLKPSDYEKLLPECDSEGRLFLPDQRELRQKDWSEKSEFDNALGLSDDDGLELIYQCDPTLTAYRNVPLTQELLERWYKSRAYQIERNSFMVGNALDLIRIGKSRNVAELENFLFALETLDDLVYKVNMEDMSLAKLEKLTDLDKVKLLMSRSDEENFVDNIKNLVLPFIHRREKLQTEENSLQLLHNYLVSISLDDLTRPLKFFEYLKQTLNTEIIKESMDVVKLALDCIYSCNDPKMYEKAKCIFECIPVTSGELESAPMYEVIEELEQELECLKTLSEYNVKTTLSYIKNNKKIPETVKLLLIQMARNVNLQPRNEKLWPQLLNDILKLHESTFSCLDIEVCFEICVSARLTSGDKLTIQNSEGLIETKRTEKSLLKVPYEKAVDLILQASIEYFNSSKSLTDSSMELAKACLYLIQDDNPDIKEEYELISSLQILNDFNVNILPLQVRFSQDRIKLIESCLNSQEDAYKSTQRLLTLASYLRVEKYNPRTRDGKVLELIAQKAYQVKDFEVCATTCQRLIDQSSSSAWRIVFDLGNEEDYQDLKFRRKCLSFALNCGPNDLLETIIQRMQLLEIQILHKDLDALFQEQVSENYNVFESEDEFTDAMTTPQVESKEFVPTILGTSTDMVRSSAELVKKSTYSILRNVGNKDFWKNTLNLNFAAQSGEVFQREDEILKLDAPEKSPQSFSCFYESLHNDSSVSIFETDYTKYSMPDLNENKFKLCQNLVRVALLGESACYGIEVSNIDHLFVECARHILTEDCLLGISYLMSLRNFELDFVKSAFEDIPDADLRLQLAAYFYSLELYKKLFPDRCPGYNYDPLELIICMTKAAKDTEEDNCKIVEGLIYWSACLLNSKELEAESNQLEVDEEQSTEPENVPDIPPSTLKAAYDRFSAEAMSFESNDEGTGWDDAWGDFSEDSETEEKILEVNAVEKSVSELERFESFENLLQKVNGEEEYVKAKEKLFAWEKFEKPELTTVDKHPALKLIRIINEIFKGENERLMECKEILSRQTVVEDVLREFLNNSKSCLNLELEIFVRLSSDYRSLQEEGVHMLKERYQELELSPMILREIFFKNLTGSFHPNHTVFKEVIQEVSSNFHTKDIKEELISLAEVLIAHRYLPQAAALKNLAYSVPRSLRTFDSGLDSFNR from the exons ATGGAAGATAACAGGAAAGAGGAGTACAAAGATGAATCGATTTTATACGAGCTCCTCGAGTACTACGTCAGAAAACAGGATCCGGAATTATCC CGATGCAAGAATGATGCAGCTATCTTACCAGCAACtggaacaataaaaaatgCTCTCAAGTATCTGAACAACAGATACTCGCTACCAGAATGCATATCTTTGGAGATCGGACTCACTCTACCCTGGAAATTTGCTGTCGGAGATAGAGGAAGCCTCTTGGCTATCCTGCAGGATAATTTGATTGAAATAAGAAAGTCGAAAGACGAGTATTCATCTGTAGTCGGCAAAGCTTCTG TTCCTAAGGATGCTTTTCCACAGTGGCGAAAACTAGCGTGGAGTCCTGACTGTTCATTGCTGGTATTAGCATGTAGTAACGGTTATCTATCGTTCTTCAATTCTTTGGGGAACAACGTTTTCAATATAAGCCCTAAAAGTTTGAATACAAATCAGAGCTCGAATGTTCTAGAGGCTGGAGATGCGGTTGCGTCAATGATATTCCTTAAAACTAGAGTTAAGAGCCTCAAATGGGCCTACGAATTCCTCGTCATAAATTATAGCGGACTCTTAAAAGCATATTACGTTTCTGCAACTGACGTCTTTGAGGAAAGCCACGAATTCTCTTTTGGCAGTTTCTACAGGAATGGTGTGACTAGTGTTGCATATAACGAGAGACATAATTTACTGTTCCTGGCTGGCAGCAATATCACGCAAAAT ACTACATCTTCCAAGTGGGGTTTAACTTCTTGGCGAATATTAAATGATGTTCCGTACTATAAGCTGTCTTTCacaaatgaagaaaaggaTACCTCAACCTCAGGACTTTCTATATGGAGCTACTTGCCTTCATTACGAGCTCAAGTAGAGTCCATAATATTCAAAATTAGCATATCACCCAGTGGAGAATTTATGGCTTGTCTACACACAGAGAGTTCAATAACAATTTGGCATTTACCAAGCCTCAGGCTCCACAGAAGATGGGAACTTAATGAGCAGCCAGATTTCAATGCCAGGAATCCACTGGGTGTTGTTAAAATCAGGAAACTACCTGCAGGATTATCTGAGTTTCATCCCATGGACGTTGACTGGTGGTCTAATCAT TCGGTTATAATCGCAAGATACTGCGGCTCTGTATCGGTCTGTTCAATAAAAGATTTGCGCAATTTGTTGGGATCCAGTCCAGAATTTCTCTATGGGCAACCACAAATCTTAGAGTTATGCCCAGAGCGAGGATTCCTCAGCCTAGACTGTGAAACTTTGTTGACTAGCAAGAAAAGGAGCAGGGATTCTAACAACGAGAGTCAAAATTCAG AATCATCAGCGGAGAGTgagaaggaagaagatgaTCAAGAGAAAACGACAGTTTTACAATATGCTGGGAGTCTACTGCAAGGTGCTTTGTACTCTATTACAGACATGGAGAAGTTTCAGCCAAAACGAAAGAAGTCAAAATTAGTTCATCGCACTTATAGAATATTAGGATTAAAAAGCACCACTCCAGAGGAattatatttgagaaaaattgaaatagag GAATATGGTGAGGCATTGGCGCTAGCTAGATCATACAACTTAGACACGGATTTGGTTTACCAAACGCAGTGGCGTAAGTCTGAGTTTTCGTTGAATGCTATAAAAGACCATTTGAGTAAGGTGAGTAAGAGATCTTGGGTCCTTAACGAGTGTGTTACTCGAGTACCCGAGACGATTGAAGCCACAAGGGAACTCCTAAACTTTGGTCTACGAGGCGCAAATCTGGAGACCCTATTAACCATTGGCATAAAAGATGAAGGTAAATTCACCCCGGATGATGCCTATGAAGATTACAAGGATGATTTAGACGAGACCAATACTAATCTCAGACAG ATACAAAAAACCAATCAgattcttgaaaaaataaacattaaCGATCTTTCCGAAGAGCAAAAGGAACTGGTGAAATACAGACGGAAGCTTCTAGACCATCTAGATAAATTGCAAACTTATGAAATCATACTAGAAGCACCTTTCATGTATGATAAAAACTTCTACGAAGAATTCCGCAAGTTCAGCGCCTTAGAGAATACTGTTAg ATTTGCAAAGGACAGTAATTATCGAGCTGTTGACATAATGTTCACCTATAACAGTGCAAAGATTCTTCCACATTGGTTGGCCATACTGAGCTTCTTTCCCGAGACTCTGAAGCCATCTGATTACGAAAAGCTTTTACCAGAATGTGACAGCGAAGGACGTCTATTTCTTCCTGATCAACGAGAGTTACGCCAAAAAGATTGGTCAGAAAAAAGCGAATTCGATAATGCTCTAGGTCTATCAGATGATGATGGATTGGAACTGATATACCAATGCGACCCTACCCTGACTGCTTACAG aaacGTACCCTTGACTCAAGAGCTACTTGAACGCTGGTACAAGTCGAGAGCCTACCAAATTGAAAGGAATAGTTTTATGGTGGGCAATGCCCTTGATTTGATTCGGATTGGAAAATCAAGAAACGTGGCAGAGCTAGAGAACTTTTTATTTGCATTGGAGACTCTAGACGATTTAGTTTATAAGGTAAACATGGAAGACATGTCTTTGGCTAAGTTAGAGAAGCTCACTGACCTCGACAAGGTCAAACTACTTATGAGCAGGTCTGACGAGGAAAACTTTGTGGATAATATAAAGAATCTTGTCCTTCCATTTATtcacagaagagaaaaactccAA ACTGAAGAAAATTCCCTTCAATTATTGCATAACTATTTGGTGAGCATAAGTCTAGATGATTTAACACGCccactgaaatttttcgagtactTGAAACAGACGCTAAATacggaaataataaaagaatcgaTGGACGTTGTAAAACTTGCCTTAGACTGCATCTACTCCTGCAATGATCctaagatgtatgaaaaggctAAATGCATATTTGAATGTATCCCAGTTACCTCTGGGGAATTGGAATCTGCTCCAATGTATGAGGTCATCGAAGAACTCGAGCAAGAACTGGAGTGTTTAAAAACTTTGAGCGAATATAACGTAAAAACTACTCTGAGCTacattaaaaataacaaaaaaattcctgaGACAGTTAAGCTCCTGTTAATTCAAATGGCTAGAAACGTGAA CCTACAAccacgaaacgagaaattgtGGCCCCAGTTACTCAACGACATACTCAAGCTTCATGAGTCTACGTTTTCGTGTTTGGACATTGAGGTGTGCTTTGAAATTTGCGTATCTGCACGATTGACGTCTGGGGATAAGTTGACTATTCAGAACTCTGAGGGCCTAATTGAAACCAAAAGGACTGAAAAGTCGCTACTTAAAGTTCCCTATGAAAAAGCAGTGGATCTGATCCTTCAAGCAAGCATCGAGTACTTCAATAGTTCAAAAAGCCTCACCGACAGCAGCATGGAGCTGGCCAA AGCGTGCCTGTATCTCATTCAAGACGACAATCCGGACATCAAAGAAGAGTACGAGCTCATAAGCTCATTGCAAATTTTGAATGACTTCAATGTCAACATCTTACCCCTACAGGTCAGATTTAGTCAAGACAGAATCAAACTCATCGAAAGTTGTTTGAACAGCCAAGAAGACGCTTACAAGAGTACACAGAGACTTCTTACCCTTGCCAGCTACCTCAGGGTCGAGAAATACAATCCTAGAACTCGTGATGGCAAAGTTCTTGAGCTAATTGCTCAAAAAGCATACCAG GTAAAAGACTTTGAAGTCTGTGCGACAACCTGCCAACGTTTGATTGATCAGAGCAGCTCATCTGCATGGAGAATTGTCTTTGATTTAGGAAATGAAGAGGATTATCAGGACCTGAAGTTCAGACGAAAATGTTTATCATTTGCGTTAAATTGTGGCCCTAATGATTTACTAGAGACCATAATTCAGCGGATGCAGTTACTAGAGATACAGATCCTTCATAAAGACCTCGATGCTTTGTTTCAAGAACAAGTTTCTGAAAACTACAACGTATTTGAAAGCGAGGACGAATTTACAGACGCCATGACAACG CCTCAAGTCGAGTCAAAGGAGTTTGTTCCAACGATCTTAGGAACGTCAACGGATATGGTTCGAAGTTCGGCCGAACTTGTAAAAAAGTCCACTTATTCAATACTCAGAAATGTAGGAAACAAAGACTTCTGGAAGAACACGTTAAATCTTAATTTTGCTGCACAAAGTGGGGAAGTGTTCCAGAGAGAGGATGAAATCCTAAAATTAGATGCTCCAGAAAAAAGTCCCCAGAGCTTTTCCTGCTTTTATGAAAGCCTACACAATGATTCGTCAGTCAGCATCTTTGAAACCGATTACACAAAGTATTCAATGCCCGATCTTAATGAGAACAAGTTTAAACTTTGCCAAAATTTAGTCAGAGTTGCTTTACTAGGCGAATCTGCCTGTTACGGAATTGAAGTCAGCAATATTGATCATT TATTCGTGGAGTGTGCTCGTCATATCTTAACGGAAGATTGTCTTCTGGGAATATCTTATTTGATGAGTCTACGCAATTTCGAATTAGACTTTGTCAAGTCGGCTTTTGAGGATATCCCAGATGCGGATTTGAGACTTCAACTAGCAGCATATTTTTACTCATTGGAGTTATACAAGAAACTGTTCCCCGACCGGTGTCCCGGTTACAACTACGATCCACTGGAATTGATTATCTGCATGACAAAAGCAGCGAAAGACACTGAAGAAGATAACTGTAAAATTGTAGAGGGTCTGATCTACTGGTCTGCATGCCTTCTAAATTCCAAAGAACTTGAAGCTGAAAGTAATCAGCTCGAAGTCGACGAGGAGCAGAGCACAGAACCAGAAAACGTACCGGATATTCCGCCTTCAACTCTCAAAGCAGCTTACGATAGATTTTCAGCTGAAGCGATGTCCTTCGAATCAAATGATGAGGGAACAGGGTGGGACGACGCGTGGGGAGACTTCTCTGAGGATAGTGAAACAGAGGAAAAGATTCTCGAGGTCAACGCGGTAGAGAAATCCGTTTCCGAATTAGAGAGATTTGAgtctttcgaaaatcttttgcaAAAAGTAAACGGTGAGGAGGAATATGTCAAGGCAAAGGAAAAACTGTTTGCCTGGGAGAAATTCGAGAAGCCGGAATTAACGACAGTGGATAAACACCCGGCACTGAAATTGATCCGGataatcaatgaaattttcaaaggcgAGAATGAGCGGTTGATGGAATGCAAAGAGATCCTTAGCCGTCAAACTGTAGTTGAAGAC GTATTGAGAgagtttttgaataattcgaaaagTTGCTTGAATTTggaattggaaattttcgtcAGACTATCATCGGATTACAGATCGCTCCAAGAAGAGGGTGTGCACATGTTGAAGGAACGATATCAG gAACTTGAATTGTCCCCGATGATACTGCGTGAAATATTCTTCAAGAATTTGACTGGTTCATTTCACCCTAACCACACTGTGTTCAAAGAAGTGATACAAGAAGTTTCGAGCAATTTCCATACGAAGGATATAAAAGAGGAGCTGATATCACTAGCTGAGGTGCTGATAGCTCATCGTTACCTTCCGCAGGCAGCTGCTCTGAAAAATCTTGCGTATTCCGTGCCTAGATCTTTGCGGACCTTCGATTCTGGTCTCGATTCATTCAATAGATAA
- the LOC105691128 gene encoding NBAS subunit of NRZ tethering complex-like isoform X3, whose protein sequence is MSSQISMPGIHWVLLKSGNYLQDYLSFIPWTLTGGLIIPEFLYGQPQILELCPERGFLSLDCETLLTSKKRSRDSNNESQNSESSAESEKEEDDQEKTTVLQYAGSLLQGALYSITDMEKFQPKRKKSKLVHRTYRILGLKSTTPEELYLRKIEIEEYGEALALARSYNLDTDLVYQTQWRKSEFSLNAIKDHLSKVSKRSWVLNECVTRVPETIEATRELLNFGLRGANLETLLTIGIKDEGKFTPDDAYEDYKDDLDETNTNLRQIQKTNQILEKININDLSEEQKELVKYRRKLLDHLDKLQTYEIILEAPFMYDKNFYEEFRKFSALENTVRFAKDSNYRAVDIMFTYNSAKILPHWLAILSFFPETLKPSDYEKLLPECDSEGRLFLPDQRELRQKDWSEKSEFDNALGLSDDDGLELIYQCDPTLTAYRNVPLTQELLERWYKSRAYQIERNSFMVGNALDLIRIGKSRNVAELENFLFALETLDDLVYKVNMEDMSLAKLEKLTDLDKVKLLMSRSDEENFVDNIKNLVLPFIHRREKLQTEENSLQLLHNYLVSISLDDLTRPLKFFEYLKQTLNTEIIKESMDVVKLALDCIYSCNDPKMYEKAKCIFECIPVTSGELESAPMYEVIEELEQELECLKTLSEYNVKTTLSYIKNNKKIPETVKLLLIQMARNVNLQPRNEKLWPQLLNDILKLHESTFSCLDIEVCFEICVSARLTSGDKLTIQNSEGLIETKRTEKSLLKVPYEKAVDLILQASIEYFNSSKSLTDSSMELAKACLYLIQDDNPDIKEEYELISSLQILNDFNVNILPLQVRFSQDRIKLIESCLNSQEDAYKSTQRLLTLASYLRVEKYNPRTRDGKVLELIAQKAYQVKDFEVCATTCQRLIDQSSSSAWRIVFDLGNEEDYQDLKFRRKCLSFALNCGPNDLLETIIQRMQLLEIQILHKDLDALFQEQVSENYNVFESEDEFTDAMTTPQVESKEFVPTILGTSTDMVRSSAELVKKSTYSILRNVGNKDFWKNTLNLNFAAQSGEVFQREDEILKLDAPEKSPQSFSCFYESLHNDSSVSIFETDYTKYSMPDLNENKFKLCQNLVRVALLGESACYGIEVSNIDHLFVECARHILTEDCLLGISYLMSLRNFELDFVKSAFEDIPDADLRLQLAAYFYSLELYKKLFPDRCPGYNYDPLELIICMTKAAKDTEEDNCKIVEGLIYWSACLLNSKELEAESNQLEVDEEQSTEPENVPDIPPSTLKAAYDRFSAEAMSFESNDEGTGWDDAWGDFSEDSETEEKILEVNAVEKSVSELERFESFENLLQKVNGEEEYVKAKEKLFAWEKFEKPELTTVDKHPALKLIRIINEIFKGENERLMECKEILSRQTVVEDVLREFLNNSKSCLNLELEIFVRLSSDYRSLQEEGVHMLKERYQELELSPMILREIFFKNLTGSFHPNHTVFKEVIQEVSSNFHTKDIKEELISLAEVLIAHRYLPQAAALKNLAYSVPRSLRTFDSGLDSFNR, encoded by the exons ATGAGCAGCCAGATTTCAATGCCAGGAATCCACTGGGTGTTGTTAAAATCAGGAAACTACCTGCAGGATTATCTGAGTTTCATCCCATGGACGTTGACTGGTGGTCTAATCAT TCCAGAATTTCTCTATGGGCAACCACAAATCTTAGAGTTATGCCCAGAGCGAGGATTCCTCAGCCTAGACTGTGAAACTTTGTTGACTAGCAAGAAAAGGAGCAGGGATTCTAACAACGAGAGTCAAAATTCAG AATCATCAGCGGAGAGTgagaaggaagaagatgaTCAAGAGAAAACGACAGTTTTACAATATGCTGGGAGTCTACTGCAAGGTGCTTTGTACTCTATTACAGACATGGAGAAGTTTCAGCCAAAACGAAAGAAGTCAAAATTAGTTCATCGCACTTATAGAATATTAGGATTAAAAAGCACCACTCCAGAGGAattatatttgagaaaaattgaaatagag GAATATGGTGAGGCATTGGCGCTAGCTAGATCATACAACTTAGACACGGATTTGGTTTACCAAACGCAGTGGCGTAAGTCTGAGTTTTCGTTGAATGCTATAAAAGACCATTTGAGTAAGGTGAGTAAGAGATCTTGGGTCCTTAACGAGTGTGTTACTCGAGTACCCGAGACGATTGAAGCCACAAGGGAACTCCTAAACTTTGGTCTACGAGGCGCAAATCTGGAGACCCTATTAACCATTGGCATAAAAGATGAAGGTAAATTCACCCCGGATGATGCCTATGAAGATTACAAGGATGATTTAGACGAGACCAATACTAATCTCAGACAG ATACAAAAAACCAATCAgattcttgaaaaaataaacattaaCGATCTTTCCGAAGAGCAAAAGGAACTGGTGAAATACAGACGGAAGCTTCTAGACCATCTAGATAAATTGCAAACTTATGAAATCATACTAGAAGCACCTTTCATGTATGATAAAAACTTCTACGAAGAATTCCGCAAGTTCAGCGCCTTAGAGAATACTGTTAg ATTTGCAAAGGACAGTAATTATCGAGCTGTTGACATAATGTTCACCTATAACAGTGCAAAGATTCTTCCACATTGGTTGGCCATACTGAGCTTCTTTCCCGAGACTCTGAAGCCATCTGATTACGAAAAGCTTTTACCAGAATGTGACAGCGAAGGACGTCTATTTCTTCCTGATCAACGAGAGTTACGCCAAAAAGATTGGTCAGAAAAAAGCGAATTCGATAATGCTCTAGGTCTATCAGATGATGATGGATTGGAACTGATATACCAATGCGACCCTACCCTGACTGCTTACAG aaacGTACCCTTGACTCAAGAGCTACTTGAACGCTGGTACAAGTCGAGAGCCTACCAAATTGAAAGGAATAGTTTTATGGTGGGCAATGCCCTTGATTTGATTCGGATTGGAAAATCAAGAAACGTGGCAGAGCTAGAGAACTTTTTATTTGCATTGGAGACTCTAGACGATTTAGTTTATAAGGTAAACATGGAAGACATGTCTTTGGCTAAGTTAGAGAAGCTCACTGACCTCGACAAGGTCAAACTACTTATGAGCAGGTCTGACGAGGAAAACTTTGTGGATAATATAAAGAATCTTGTCCTTCCATTTATtcacagaagagaaaaactccAA ACTGAAGAAAATTCCCTTCAATTATTGCATAACTATTTGGTGAGCATAAGTCTAGATGATTTAACACGCccactgaaatttttcgagtactTGAAACAGACGCTAAATacggaaataataaaagaatcgaTGGACGTTGTAAAACTTGCCTTAGACTGCATCTACTCCTGCAATGATCctaagatgtatgaaaaggctAAATGCATATTTGAATGTATCCCAGTTACCTCTGGGGAATTGGAATCTGCTCCAATGTATGAGGTCATCGAAGAACTCGAGCAAGAACTGGAGTGTTTAAAAACTTTGAGCGAATATAACGTAAAAACTACTCTGAGCTacattaaaaataacaaaaaaattcctgaGACAGTTAAGCTCCTGTTAATTCAAATGGCTAGAAACGTGAA CCTACAAccacgaaacgagaaattgtGGCCCCAGTTACTCAACGACATACTCAAGCTTCATGAGTCTACGTTTTCGTGTTTGGACATTGAGGTGTGCTTTGAAATTTGCGTATCTGCACGATTGACGTCTGGGGATAAGTTGACTATTCAGAACTCTGAGGGCCTAATTGAAACCAAAAGGACTGAAAAGTCGCTACTTAAAGTTCCCTATGAAAAAGCAGTGGATCTGATCCTTCAAGCAAGCATCGAGTACTTCAATAGTTCAAAAAGCCTCACCGACAGCAGCATGGAGCTGGCCAA AGCGTGCCTGTATCTCATTCAAGACGACAATCCGGACATCAAAGAAGAGTACGAGCTCATAAGCTCATTGCAAATTTTGAATGACTTCAATGTCAACATCTTACCCCTACAGGTCAGATTTAGTCAAGACAGAATCAAACTCATCGAAAGTTGTTTGAACAGCCAAGAAGACGCTTACAAGAGTACACAGAGACTTCTTACCCTTGCCAGCTACCTCAGGGTCGAGAAATACAATCCTAGAACTCGTGATGGCAAAGTTCTTGAGCTAATTGCTCAAAAAGCATACCAG GTAAAAGACTTTGAAGTCTGTGCGACAACCTGCCAACGTTTGATTGATCAGAGCAGCTCATCTGCATGGAGAATTGTCTTTGATTTAGGAAATGAAGAGGATTATCAGGACCTGAAGTTCAGACGAAAATGTTTATCATTTGCGTTAAATTGTGGCCCTAATGATTTACTAGAGACCATAATTCAGCGGATGCAGTTACTAGAGATACAGATCCTTCATAAAGACCTCGATGCTTTGTTTCAAGAACAAGTTTCTGAAAACTACAACGTATTTGAAAGCGAGGACGAATTTACAGACGCCATGACAACG CCTCAAGTCGAGTCAAAGGAGTTTGTTCCAACGATCTTAGGAACGTCAACGGATATGGTTCGAAGTTCGGCCGAACTTGTAAAAAAGTCCACTTATTCAATACTCAGAAATGTAGGAAACAAAGACTTCTGGAAGAACACGTTAAATCTTAATTTTGCTGCACAAAGTGGGGAAGTGTTCCAGAGAGAGGATGAAATCCTAAAATTAGATGCTCCAGAAAAAAGTCCCCAGAGCTTTTCCTGCTTTTATGAAAGCCTACACAATGATTCGTCAGTCAGCATCTTTGAAACCGATTACACAAAGTATTCAATGCCCGATCTTAATGAGAACAAGTTTAAACTTTGCCAAAATTTAGTCAGAGTTGCTTTACTAGGCGAATCTGCCTGTTACGGAATTGAAGTCAGCAATATTGATCATT TATTCGTGGAGTGTGCTCGTCATATCTTAACGGAAGATTGTCTTCTGGGAATATCTTATTTGATGAGTCTACGCAATTTCGAATTAGACTTTGTCAAGTCGGCTTTTGAGGATATCCCAGATGCGGATTTGAGACTTCAACTAGCAGCATATTTTTACTCATTGGAGTTATACAAGAAACTGTTCCCCGACCGGTGTCCCGGTTACAACTACGATCCACTGGAATTGATTATCTGCATGACAAAAGCAGCGAAAGACACTGAAGAAGATAACTGTAAAATTGTAGAGGGTCTGATCTACTGGTCTGCATGCCTTCTAAATTCCAAAGAACTTGAAGCTGAAAGTAATCAGCTCGAAGTCGACGAGGAGCAGAGCACAGAACCAGAAAACGTACCGGATATTCCGCCTTCAACTCTCAAAGCAGCTTACGATAGATTTTCAGCTGAAGCGATGTCCTTCGAATCAAATGATGAGGGAACAGGGTGGGACGACGCGTGGGGAGACTTCTCTGAGGATAGTGAAACAGAGGAAAAGATTCTCGAGGTCAACGCGGTAGAGAAATCCGTTTCCGAATTAGAGAGATTTGAgtctttcgaaaatcttttgcaAAAAGTAAACGGTGAGGAGGAATATGTCAAGGCAAAGGAAAAACTGTTTGCCTGGGAGAAATTCGAGAAGCCGGAATTAACGACAGTGGATAAACACCCGGCACTGAAATTGATCCGGataatcaatgaaattttcaaaggcgAGAATGAGCGGTTGATGGAATGCAAAGAGATCCTTAGCCGTCAAACTGTAGTTGAAGAC GTATTGAGAgagtttttgaataattcgaaaagTTGCTTGAATTTggaattggaaattttcgtcAGACTATCATCGGATTACAGATCGCTCCAAGAAGAGGGTGTGCACATGTTGAAGGAACGATATCAG gAACTTGAATTGTCCCCGATGATACTGCGTGAAATATTCTTCAAGAATTTGACTGGTTCATTTCACCCTAACCACACTGTGTTCAAAGAAGTGATACAAGAAGTTTCGAGCAATTTCCATACGAAGGATATAAAAGAGGAGCTGATATCACTAGCTGAGGTGCTGATAGCTCATCGTTACCTTCCGCAGGCAGCTGCTCTGAAAAATCTTGCGTATTCCGTGCCTAGATCTTTGCGGACCTTCGATTCTGGTCTCGATTCATTCAATAGATAA